Proteins co-encoded in one Xylanivirga thermophila genomic window:
- a CDS encoding MBL fold metallo-hydrolase, translating to MKKRSWNGSISIKTMQNGVDFLMDITFCGGAGEVGASCYLVQMEGKNLLLDCGVRMSRTKDVLPDFSLIQDYGGVDAIFITHAHLDHTGSLPIISREYPNAPIYMTHATKDLVRLLLYDSLKIMDMNEGDIPIYAEAHVRSMLSKIICYSPEFTIQPFEDVNIRVTFYNAGHIAGGSAVYIQGSEGSLFYSGDISMTNQRTVSGASIPRLRPDAAIIESTYGDKLHANREVEEDRLTDMVKGVILQGGKVLIPAFALGRAQEIILILKRAMNKGTIPKFNIFVDGMVRDICRIYSLNPNYLKNDLAKRIWKGNDIFFDDFIQRVENRADRDEIIASKDPCCIISSSGMLNGGPSQWYAQRLAGDEKNFIAITGYQDEEAPGRILLNLIDAPPEERVLRIDDTTFPVKCGIGKYNLSAHADSDQIMSLVHALSPKRIFFVHGEGEVIMRLGQNVQREVRGRIYLPANGERYDVRIGRPRKQLERANIPSMKRQGMPEEQDIKEIWAYILNNGGRMFAFSAEQIIYIWKGNDDGNLDEIRAFMYMLSQSSYFEPDAKRPFLFRPLPPDEVKKCELEYMELNQMLSKVDEFFPPSTGLYKKGARHDEGIAILYFDFPPVAEKKYGDDIKRFEAETGWKVELNQEYNMDSIERAIYSILPKDVYIDGKISYYRDQKKVKVKLMGEYNLGEVINTFYDITGLTLDVNDTSSTRQNTPPSAQPGQMEQNAAFSMIDEAFRNVRHRLYKKGLKQDDTGSYIELSFISPEIGISYDDLIKDLSSRTRWDIRISPNPNQNEILKCIKQILFKKGLYTKKNPSIYVDRGEVRLYPAGEWNGDILECIKAEFKEATGYDIIL from the coding sequence TTGAAAAAAAGAAGCTGGAATGGTAGTATAAGTATAAAGACGATGCAAAATGGAGTTGATTTTTTAATGGATATTACGTTCTGTGGAGGAGCCGGTGAGGTAGGGGCAAGCTGTTATCTTGTGCAGATGGAGGGCAAAAATCTACTTTTGGATTGTGGCGTAAGGATGTCACGCACAAAGGATGTACTGCCGGATTTTAGTTTAATACAGGATTATGGAGGGGTGGATGCCATATTCATCACCCACGCCCATCTGGATCATACCGGTTCCCTGCCTATAATTAGCAGAGAGTATCCGAATGCACCCATATACATGACCCATGCTACCAAGGACCTTGTTAGGCTTCTTCTATATGACAGTCTTAAGATAATGGATATGAATGAGGGGGATATTCCCATATATGCAGAAGCCCATGTAAGGAGTATGTTGAGCAAAATAATTTGCTATTCTCCTGAATTTACCATACAGCCCTTTGAAGATGTAAATATAAGGGTCACATTTTATAATGCCGGACATATAGCAGGCGGGAGTGCGGTATATATTCAAGGCAGCGAGGGAAGTCTTTTTTATTCTGGGGATATATCTATGACGAATCAGCGCACTGTAAGCGGTGCTTCTATACCACGGCTTAGACCCGATGCAGCTATAATAGAGTCTACATATGGGGATAAACTACATGCCAATAGGGAAGTTGAGGAAGATAGGCTTACAGATATGGTAAAGGGAGTAATACTACAAGGCGGCAAGGTGCTTATTCCCGCATTTGCCCTCGGTCGAGCACAGGAGATAATACTCATATTAAAAAGGGCAATGAATAAAGGGACTATTCCAAAATTCAATATATTTGTAGATGGCATGGTGCGTGATATATGTAGAATTTATAGTTTAAATCCTAATTATCTAAAAAACGACCTTGCTAAAAGGATATGGAAGGGAAATGATATATTCTTTGATGACTTTATACAGCGTGTAGAAAATAGAGCGGATAGGGACGAGATAATAGCATCAAAGGATCCTTGCTGTATAATATCCAGTTCGGGAATGTTAAATGGGGGACCAAGTCAATGGTATGCCCAGAGGTTGGCGGGAGATGAAAAGAACTTTATAGCCATTACTGGATATCAGGATGAAGAGGCGCCTGGGCGTATCCTTTTGAATTTGATCGATGCACCTCCTGAAGAGAGGGTATTAAGAATAGATGATACAACATTTCCCGTAAAATGTGGTATAGGCAAATATAATCTGTCTGCCCATGCAGATAGTGATCAAATAATGTCCCTTGTACATGCATTATCGCCAAAACGGATATTTTTTGTTCATGGCGAAGGTGAAGTTATTATGAGATTGGGACAAAATGTTCAGCGGGAAGTACGGGGGAGGATTTATCTGCCTGCAAATGGTGAAAGATATGATGTTCGTATAGGCAGGCCTAGAAAGCAGCTTGAGCGGGCAAACATACCATCTATGAAAAGGCAGGGTATGCCTGAAGAACAGGATATAAAGGAGATATGGGCTTATATATTAAATAATGGAGGCAGGATGTTTGCCTTTAGCGCTGAACAGATTATATATATATGGAAGGGGAATGATGACGGCAATCTAGACGAGATAAGGGCATTTATGTATATGCTAAGTCAATCATCCTATTTTGAACCGGATGCAAAAAGACCATTTTTATTTCGTCCCCTCCCGCCTGATGAGGTAAAAAAGTGTGAGCTCGAATATATGGAGCTTAATCAAATGCTTTCAAAGGTAGATGAATTCTTTCCACCAAGTACGGGACTTTATAAAAAGGGCGCAAGGCATGATGAAGGTATAGCCATATTATATTTTGATTTTCCACCAGTAGCTGAGAAAAAGTATGGGGATGATATAAAAAGGTTTGAAGCTGAGACGGGGTGGAAGGTAGAACTAAACCAGGAGTATAATATGGATTCAATAGAGAGGGCGATATACAGTATACTACCAAAGGATGTATATATAGATGGTAAGATATCATACTATAGGGATCAAAAAAAGGTAAAGGTAAAACTTATGGGTGAGTATAACTTAGGAGAAGTTATAAATACATTTTATGATATTACCGGGCTTACATTGGATGTAAATGATACATCATCTACAAGACAAAATACTCCTCCATCGGCACAACCGGGGCAGATGGAGCAAAATGCTGCTTTTAGTATGATAGACGAGGCATTTCGTAATGTGAGACATAGATTGTATAAAAAGGGGCTAAAGCAGGATGATACTGGATCGTATATAGAACTATCATTTATTTCCCCGGAAATAGGTATTTCGTATGATGACCTTATAAAGGATCTATCCTCTAGGACTAGATGGGATATAAGGATAAGTCCAAATCCGAATCAAAACGAAATATTAAAATGTATAAAGCAGATATTATTTAAGAAAGGCTTATATACAAAGAAAAATCCCAGTATATATGTAGATAGGGGAGAAGTAAGGCTATATCCTGCGGGTGAATGGAATGGGGATATTTTAGAGTGCATTAAAGCAGAATTCAAAGAAGCTACAGGTTATGATATTATCTTGTAG
- a CDS encoding FAD-dependent oxidoreductase: MYPKKILIVGGVAGGASTAARLRRMDEEAEIVLFERGEYISFANCGLPYYVGDIIKDREALFVQTPQGMSRRFNIDVRVNSEVIHIDSYKKQVEVLDHVTGITYDESYDRLVLSPGANPIKPSIPGIDRENVFVVRNIPDTFRITNYIQRYSPKKAAVIGGGFIGLEMAENLMLKGLDVSLIEMANQVMPPIDYDMAAFVHPYMKQKGIRLYLSDGAQEIKHNNNKTIIKLRSGEQVEADLIVLAIGVKPDVTLAKDAALEIGPTGGIRVDKYLRTSDPDIYAIGDAVEVMDFVNGHPAVIPLAGPANKQGRIVANNICGIEDAYDGTQGTSIVKLFDMVIASTGNNEKILKKYDIPYIRSYTHSPSHAGYYPGAGLVSIKLLFRSDDGRILGAQIIGSDGVDKRIDVLSTAIRAGLTVYDLEELELAYAPPFSSAKDPVNMAGYVAANILKGDHPVIYWDEIDDLTDEQVIVDVRTGAEYGQGAIPGAWNIPLDTLRDRIDELPRDKEIIIYCRVGLRGYLAARILMQNGFKVRNLSGGYITYKITH, translated from the coding sequence ATGTACCCCAAAAAGATACTTATAGTAGGCGGAGTAGCAGGCGGAGCAAGTACAGCTGCCAGGCTGAGGCGTATGGATGAAGAGGCAGAGATAGTACTCTTTGAGAGAGGTGAATATATATCCTTTGCCAACTGTGGACTACCCTATTATGTGGGAGATATTATAAAGGATCGGGAAGCACTTTTTGTGCAGACTCCCCAGGGGATGAGTCGCAGATTTAATATTGATGTACGGGTAAATAGTGAAGTTATCCACATAGATAGCTATAAAAAGCAGGTAGAAGTATTGGATCATGTAACTGGGATAACATACGATGAATCATATGATAGGCTTGTATTATCCCCTGGTGCAAATCCCATAAAGCCATCTATACCAGGTATAGATAGGGAAAATGTATTTGTAGTGAGGAATATTCCCGATACATTTAGGATAACTAACTATATACAAAGGTATAGTCCTAAAAAGGCGGCAGTAATAGGTGGCGGTTTTATTGGCTTAGAGATGGCTGAAAATTTGATGTTAAAGGGTCTAGATGTATCCCTTATAGAGATGGCCAATCAAGTTATGCCCCCTATTGATTATGATATGGCTGCATTTGTACATCCATATATGAAACAAAAAGGCATAAGGCTTTACCTGTCCGATGGAGCTCAAGAAATAAAACACAATAACAATAAGACCATTATAAAACTCAGGAGTGGCGAGCAGGTTGAAGCAGATCTAATAGTATTGGCAATTGGCGTCAAACCTGATGTAACCCTTGCAAAGGATGCAGCACTTGAAATAGGACCAACAGGAGGCATAAGGGTAGATAAATATCTTAGGACTTCAGATCCTGACATATATGCTATAGGAGATGCTGTGGAAGTTATGGATTTTGTAAATGGTCACCCTGCCGTAATACCTCTAGCAGGTCCTGCTAATAAGCAGGGAAGGATCGTGGCCAATAATATTTGCGGAATAGAAGATGCCTATGATGGTACTCAAGGTACATCCATTGTAAAGCTTTTTGATATGGTAATTGCCTCAACGGGAAATAATGAAAAAATACTCAAAAAGTACGATATACCCTATATAAGATCATATACCCATTCTCCTTCCCATGCAGGTTATTACCCCGGTGCCGGCCTTGTGTCCATAAAACTTCTGTTTAGATCTGATGATGGCAGGATATTAGGTGCACAAATAATAGGAAGTGACGGAGTAGACAAGAGGATAGATGTGTTGTCAACTGCAATTAGGGCAGGCCTTACCGTATATGATTTAGAAGAGCTGGAGCTTGCATATGCACCGCCGTTTTCATCTGCCAAGGATCCTGTCAATATGGCAGGATATGTGGCAGCCAATATTCTAAAGGGGGATCATCCGGTTATATATTGGGATGAGATAGATGATCTTACAGATGAGCAGGTTATAGTGGATGTGAGGACGGGAGCTGAATATGGTCAAGGAGCTATACCCGGTGCATGGAATATTCCATTAGATACACTTAGGGATAGAATTGATGAACTGCCAAGGGACAAGGAAATAATCATATACTGCAGAGTAGGACTGAGGGGGTATTTAGCTGCCCGAATACTCATGCAGAATGGATTTAAGGTGAGAAACTTGAGCGGAGGGTATATAACTTATAAAATAACTCATTGA
- a CDS encoding ABC transporter permease encodes MPSSIQKHSDITSYNRTYRKTSNIGKTLKRDYQLYLLALPAVIYYVIFHYVPMYGIQIAFKDFIEVKGIWGSPWVGLKHFRRFFSSFQCGRLIKNTLGISLYQLAIGFPLPIIMALLLNQTRNKVFKKTVQTVTYAPHFISVVVLGGMLYIFLSPRSGLINFIRIFFGKEPINFLAEPQWFKTIFVLSGVWQNTGWGTIIYLAALAGINPELYEVAKVDGASKWGIIKNVELPGIMPTAIIMLIMRLGSIMDLGFQKAYLLQNPLNAESSEIISTYVYKVGLIQSQYSYSAAIGLFNTVINIILLTLVNKLAREVSETSLW; translated from the coding sequence ATGCCATCTTCTATTCAGAAACATTCGGATATAACAAGTTATAACAGGACATATAGGAAGACATCCAATATTGGAAAAACTTTAAAAAGGGATTATCAACTATATCTTTTAGCATTGCCTGCAGTTATATATTATGTAATATTTCACTATGTTCCAATGTATGGCATTCAAATTGCCTTTAAGGATTTTATTGAGGTAAAAGGTATATGGGGGAGTCCTTGGGTTGGTCTTAAACATTTTAGACGGTTTTTTTCTTCATTTCAATGTGGCAGATTAATAAAGAATACTTTAGGAATAAGCTTATATCAATTGGCAATAGGTTTCCCATTACCTATAATAATGGCTTTACTTCTAAATCAGACGCGTAATAAAGTTTTTAAGAAAACTGTCCAAACTGTAACCTATGCACCACATTTTATATCTGTAGTGGTTTTAGGAGGTATGTTGTATATATTCCTATCACCCAGAAGCGGGCTTATAAACTTTATTAGGATATTTTTTGGCAAGGAACCGATAAACTTCTTGGCTGAACCCCAATGGTTTAAGACAATATTTGTTTTATCAGGGGTTTGGCAGAATACAGGCTGGGGTACAATAATATATCTTGCGGCATTAGCTGGCATAAATCCAGAGCTATATGAGGTTGCAAAAGTTGATGGTGCAAGTAAATGGGGAATAATAAAAAATGTCGAACTGCCAGGGATAATGCCCACGGCAATAATAATGCTCATAATGAGATTGGGTAGTATAATGGATCTGGGTTTTCAGAAGGCCTATTTGCTACAGAACCCATTGAATGCAGAGTCTTCAGAAATAATATCTACGTACGTATATAAGGTAGGTCTTATACAGAGTCAATATAGCTATTCTGCTGCCATAGGACTTTTCAATACTGTGATAAATATTATATTACTTACTTTGGTTAATAAACTTGCCAGGGAAGTAAGTGAAACTAGTTTATGGTGA
- a CDS encoding phospho-sugar mutase: MEYMDKYKEWLSSPIIDDGTRKELESIKDDKVEIEDRFFKDLEFGTGGLRGVIGAGSNRMNIYTVGKATQGLANYIKKQGVKAVEQGVAIAYDSRRMSKEFAEHAALVLNANGIKTYVYGELQPTPVLSFTVRELKTTAGIVITASHNPPQYNGYKVYWSDGGQIPPERASEIIGEVDSISNFNDIKRMSKDEAREKGLFNIVDQKVLDKYVEKVKELCINRDLVAQVGKDMKIIYTPLHGTGNKPVRRVLKELGFEHVEVVPEQEMPDPNFSTVSYPNPEDRDAFNLAIEKAKKEGADLILGTDPDCDRVGVVVKDNRGEYIVLSGNQTGSLLVNYYLGAMHRQDNLPSNGKVIKTIVTSELGREVAKSYGIDTIDTLTGFKFIGEKIHEFEQNGDNVFLFGYEESYGYLAGDFVRDKDAVIASMLICEMAAYYKSKGMTLYDGLEALWGKYGCYLEELKSVSLAGKEGMEKIKSTMDNLRNNVPESIDGVEVAVVEDYLKGEAVDILGGNRKNIELPKSNVLKFIMKDDSWFAVRPSGTEPKIKFYFSVIEDNLDSAKEKMSRVIDEVMDKAGLSK, encoded by the coding sequence ATGGAATATATGGACAAATACAAAGAATGGCTAAGTAGCCCCATAATAGATGATGGCACCAGAAAAGAATTGGAGTCTATAAAAGATGATAAGGTTGAGATAGAAGATAGATTTTTTAAGGACTTGGAATTTGGAACAGGGGGACTTCGTGGTGTAATAGGTGCAGGCTCCAATCGCATGAACATCTATACAGTTGGCAAGGCCACTCAAGGTTTGGCAAACTACATAAAAAAGCAGGGCGTTAAAGCTGTAGAGCAAGGTGTGGCCATTGCCTATGATTCTAGGCGCATGTCAAAGGAATTTGCAGAGCATGCAGCGCTGGTTTTGAATGCAAATGGCATAAAAACCTATGTATATGGGGAACTACAGCCTACCCCAGTGCTTTCCTTTACTGTAAGAGAGCTTAAAACTACCGCCGGGATTGTAATAACTGCCAGTCATAATCCACCACAATATAATGGATATAAGGTATATTGGTCCGATGGCGGACAGATACCACCGGAGCGTGCTAGTGAGATAATAGGTGAGGTAGATTCAATTTCCAATTTTAATGATATAAAGCGCATGTCAAAGGATGAAGCAAGGGAAAAGGGACTTTTTAATATTGTAGATCAAAAGGTATTGGATAAATATGTAGAAAAAGTCAAAGAGTTATGTATAAATAGGGATTTAGTTGCCCAGGTAGGTAAGGATATGAAGATTATTTATACGCCCCTGCATGGTACGGGGAATAAGCCAGTAAGGCGCGTACTTAAAGAGTTGGGTTTTGAGCATGTTGAAGTGGTACCTGAACAGGAGATGCCCGACCCAAATTTCTCTACTGTTTCTTATCCAAATCCTGAGGATAGGGATGCATTCAATTTAGCCATAGAAAAGGCTAAAAAGGAGGGAGCAGATCTTATTCTGGGAACTGATCCTGATTGTGATAGGGTAGGTGTAGTAGTAAAGGACAATAGGGGTGAATACATAGTTTTATCTGGCAACCAAACTGGTTCGCTGCTTGTCAATTACTATCTAGGTGCCATGCATCGTCAGGACAATCTTCCTTCTAATGGCAAGGTTATAAAGACCATAGTTACAAGTGAACTGGGACGTGAGGTTGCAAAATCTTATGGTATAGATACCATAGATACCCTCACAGGATTTAAGTTTATAGGTGAAAAGATACATGAGTTTGAACAAAATGGTGATAACGTATTTTTATTCGGCTATGAGGAGAGCTATGGCTATTTGGCGGGAGATTTTGTGAGGGATAAGGATGCCGTAATAGCTTCGATGCTCATATGTGAAATGGCAGCATATTATAAGTCAAAGGGTATGACTCTATATGATGGACTGGAGGCCCTATGGGGAAAATATGGATGTTATCTTGAAGAATTAAAATCTGTATCCTTGGCAGGAAAAGAAGGTATGGAAAAGATAAAGTCTACAATGGATAATTTAAGGAATAATGTCCCGGAGTCCATAGATGGTGTAGAAGTGGCAGTGGTTGAGGATTATCTAAAGGGCGAGGCAGTGGATATTTTAGGCGGGAATAGAAAGAATATTGAACTGCCAAAATCCAATGTGCTCAAATTTATAATGAAAGATGATTCATGGTTTGCTGTACGTCCATCGGGTACTGAGCCCAAGATAAAGTTCTATTTTTCCGTGATAGAGGATAATTTGGATAGTGCAAAGGAAAAGATGTCAAGAGTGATAGACGAAGTAATGGATAAAGCTGGTTTATCAAAATAA
- a CDS encoding carbohydrate ABC transporter permease, giving the protein MAKIRSSKEDIIFDIINYIILAVALIVTLYPLYFIVIASISDPVAINNGKVWLRPVGVTFEGYRRIFKDEMIWTGYKNTILYTLVGTAINVMLTMMIAYPLSRKNFSGRRFLTIFLVITMYFNGGLIPTYIVVKNLGLVNNWWVMVLLGAVSTYNVIICRTFLQANIPEELYEAAAIDGCSHFNFFIKHVLPLSKAIIAVLALYYGIAHWNEFMKGLIYLRDEKLYPLQLILRAILIENQARDQMMDDVQYTMEKQQVGELIKYGIIIVASLPVLIIYPFLQKYFVKGVMVGSIKG; this is encoded by the coding sequence ATGGCTAAAATAAGATCATCTAAAGAGGATATCATATTCGATATTATAAATTATATAATACTCGCTGTTGCCCTTATAGTCACTCTGTATCCCCTTTATTTTATTGTAATAGCTTCTATATCTGATCCTGTTGCTATAAACAATGGGAAAGTATGGTTAAGACCGGTGGGTGTTACGTTTGAAGGATATAGAAGGATTTTTAAAGATGAAATGATATGGACTGGATATAAAAATACTATATTATATACGTTGGTTGGGACAGCTATAAATGTTATGCTTACTATGATGATTGCATATCCCCTATCACGCAAAAATTTTTCAGGTAGAAGATTTTTAACCATTTTCTTGGTTATAACCATGTATTTTAATGGCGGACTTATTCCAACATATATAGTTGTTAAAAATCTGGGTTTAGTAAATAACTGGTGGGTAATGGTTTTGTTAGGCGCGGTTAGCACCTATAATGTAATTATTTGTAGAACTTTTTTACAAGCCAATATACCAGAAGAACTATATGAAGCAGCAGCAATAGATGGATGTTCTCATTTTAATTTTTTTATAAAACATGTATTGCCTTTGTCTAAAGCAATCATAGCGGTATTGGCATTGTATTATGGTATTGCCCACTGGAATGAATTTATGAAGGGACTTATATATTTGAGAGATGAAAAGTTATATCCCCTACAGTTGATATTAAGGGCCATACTTATTGAGAATCAAGCTAGAGATCAAATGATGGATGATGTTCAATATACCATGGAAAAACAGCAAGTAGGAGAGCTCATCAAATATGGAATTATTATAGTAGCAAGTTTGCCTGTTCTTATAATTTACCCATTTTTACAAAAGTATTTTGTAAAAGGGGTAATGGTGGGGTCTATAAAAGGGTGA
- a CDS encoding sulfatase family protein: MVDRHNLIFIMTDHQRADSIGMIQDGKEVTPNLNKFAKQSVRFTRAYNTCPLCVPARTAIATGENPISNGVVLNKGQRAKNCKTIHEYLYEAGYRVGHVGIHHIMLEPDLKDRIKFTTWVDDNSYFEYAADRGIDMKRSSLDEREIEELHGCKYEKKRYSNARTSVWSYTLESFKDNYFCSNAVEFIKQNYNKDQPFALFLYFWAPHPPLKVPEPYASKFDPLNLNLPQNVGKFSKNLPSSRFKSVPVQLAQGLTMEEWRNVWAAHLGLVNLADEAIGRILKTVEQMGIDDDTMILFTVDHGDHLGQHNMYQKMEMYEQAIRIPLLFKVPSVAPKEFDMLVSHLDILPSILDLLNIEVTHPFEGVSLKHAIIDGIPPGDRYLYCQYSGNPQIGDIRRAVITQQYKYIYDGTIYRELYNLKTDPLEMNNLADEPDYRDIINKLHQQCKNWGERSGDWVDY, from the coding sequence ATGGTAGATAGACATAATTTAATTTTTATCATGACCGATCATCAAAGGGCAGATAGTATAGGTATGATTCAAGATGGAAAAGAAGTTACACCAAATTTAAATAAGTTTGCAAAACAATCTGTGAGATTTACTAGGGCTTATAATACATGTCCTTTATGTGTTCCAGCACGTACTGCTATTGCTACAGGGGAAAATCCTATTTCTAATGGAGTAGTACTTAATAAAGGACAGAGGGCCAAAAATTGCAAGACTATACATGAATATCTATATGAGGCAGGCTACAGGGTAGGCCATGTAGGTATACATCATATAATGCTTGAACCTGATTTAAAGGATAGAATTAAATTCACAACTTGGGTAGATGACAATAGTTATTTTGAGTATGCCGCTGATAGAGGAATTGATATGAAACGTTCATCACTTGATGAACGGGAAATTGAAGAACTGCATGGGTGTAAGTATGAAAAAAAACGGTACTCGAACGCTAGGACTTCTGTTTGGTCTTATACTTTAGAGAGCTTTAAGGATAATTATTTTTGCAGTAATGCTGTAGAATTTATAAAGCAAAATTATAATAAGGATCAACCGTTTGCCCTATTCTTGTATTTTTGGGCTCCACATCCGCCGCTTAAGGTACCAGAGCCGTATGCTTCAAAGTTTGATCCCCTTAATTTGAATTTACCACAAAACGTAGGAAAATTCTCAAAAAATTTACCTTCGAGCAGATTTAAAAGTGTTCCAGTACAATTGGCACAAGGTCTTACAATGGAAGAGTGGAGAAATGTTTGGGCTGCCCATCTTGGCCTTGTTAATTTAGCAGATGAGGCAATAGGGCGCATATTAAAAACGGTGGAACAAATGGGAATAGATGATGATACTATGATACTTTTTACAGTGGATCATGGAGATCATCTAGGTCAACATAATATGTACCAGAAGATGGAGATGTATGAACAGGCAATAAGGATTCCACTGTTATTTAAAGTGCCCAGTGTTGCTCCTAAAGAATTTGATATGCTAGTTAGCCATCTTGATATATTGCCAAGTATACTTGACCTGCTGAATATTGAAGTAACTCATCCTTTTGAAGGTGTTTCTTTAAAACATGCCATTATAGATGGAATTCCTCCAGGAGATAGATATCTTTATTGCCAATATTCAGGTAATCCTCAGATTGGAGATATACGTAGGGCTGTTATTACACAGCAATATAAATATATATATGATGGTACTATATATAGGGAACTTTATAATTTAAAAACTGATCCATTGGAAATGAATAACCTTGCAGATGAACCAGATTATAGAGATATAATAAATAAACTTCATCAACAATGCAAAAATTGGGGAGAGAGAAGTGGAGACTGGGTGGATTATTAA
- the galU gene encoding UTP--glucose-1-phosphate uridylyltransferase GalU → MKVRKAVIPAAGLGTRFLPATKAQPKEMLPIVDKPTIQYIVEEAIASGIESIIIVTGRNKRSIEDHFDKNWELEEALKKSHKDDTLKLIEDISNLVDIYYIRQKEPKGLGHAISCARAFIGDEPFAVLLGDDIVDSEVPCLKQLMDVFEEYNTTILGCQDVDKKDVCKYGIVDGKYIENDVYKVRDMIEKPSIEEAPSTQAILGRYIITPRIFDFLENTKPGAGGEIQLTDALKALAQEEAMYAYNFSGRRYDVGNKLGYLQATVEFAMKRDDIRDEFKEYLDEFIKSDLYTKDIK, encoded by the coding sequence ATGAAGGTAAGGAAGGCCGTTATACCGGCTGCAGGATTGGGTACCAGATTTTTGCCAGCTACCAAGGCTCAGCCCAAGGAGATGTTGCCAATAGTGGACAAGCCCACTATACAGTATATAGTGGAAGAGGCTATAGCATCTGGTATTGAATCTATAATAATAGTAACCGGTAGAAATAAGCGCTCAATAGAGGATCATTTTGATAAGAACTGGGAACTTGAAGAAGCGTTGAAGAAGAGTCATAAGGATGACACACTTAAACTTATAGAGGACATTAGCAATCTAGTGGATATATATTATATAAGACAAAAGGAGCCTAAAGGATTGGGACATGCAATATCCTGTGCCCGGGCATTTATAGGTGATGAACCATTTGCCGTGCTTTTAGGAGATGACATAGTAGATTCAGAGGTGCCGTGTTTAAAACAGCTAATGGATGTATTTGAAGAATACAACACTACCATATTGGGCTGTCAGGATGTAGATAAAAAGGATGTCTGTAAATATGGTATAGTGGACGGGAAATATATAGAAAACGACGTCTACAAAGTAAGGGATATGATAGAAAAACCTTCTATTGAAGAGGCACCGTCTACACAGGCCATATTAGGTAGATATATAATAACCCCCCGTATATTTGACTTTTTAGAAAATACAAAGCCGGGAGCCGGAGGGGAGATACAGCTTACAGATGCATTAAAGGCATTGGCACAGGAAGAGGCTATGTATGCATATAATTTTAGCGGTAGACGATATGATGTGGGCAATAAACTTGGATATCTTCAGGCTACAGTAGAGTTTGCCATGAAGCGAGATGACATAAGGGACGAGTTTAAGGAGTACTTAGATGAGTTTATAAAGAGTGATCTGTATACCAAGGATATTAAATAA